The genomic window tgacattttgatttaatttaaaaattaacgagctaaattaaaacattgggaatattattaaaaactaactatttaaaaataaatacaaaaatatgatagtttttatcacttattttattttttcaccaaatattaaaaatatttactcaAATCTGTCCAAATATCTTATTGGTCAAACCAATATGTCCAAGTTGTGTTCCTAATACAAATAGTCTTTTATTATTGGattaatttatatcaaattttaaattttatttgtcttcattcaaaagtatttggtgggaaatgaaatataaatgatagcatgtgaattattttattaaattgatttttaaaagtcagatcttttaaaattctttttgactttttaaaaacttcataatttGATTAATCATAGAGGacatgaaatatattttattattttaagagtCAAAAAGATTTTCCAATGAAGTGGGCCATTCACTTTTGAAATTTGGTTTGTTTGGATGATGTTTTGATAAATTAAGCTTTTGTCacatatataattttcaaaaaatttagcATCATTTCAAATAAGCTTGCATCAAAAGAATTTGTATAGGTTTGTATGCATAATTTCCAATTCCATTGGATTTATTATTGGTCTTCAAATGAGAAACAATGGATCAAATTCATCTagtttgattttatatttgaaaaaccaaaattgttcaaaaaaattgaagaaattagtTTATCAAAAGGGTTCAATTCAGTCTACTTTGTCGATTCAATATGTTTTCTACATAGTaccaaaaaattcaataaaaatttggtttAAAGTTTATaagattttcatcaaatatacttaaaatttaatattattcaaATAGATACCAAAATTATTCTTTACTTCACTTTATAATTAAAGCCAAAAGTAAGAAATTATCTAAAAGGAGAGTTTATGGttatatttgataattcttttttaaagcaattctgaaaaatattttttacaaattattttatgatatgttgtaaaacaaaagtctaaaaaaaaaaaaaacaactaaatgatattatttgaaaacaacatgctttaattttttattttgaaaaatagaaaactgttcttaaaatcAGTTACCAAACAAGTCACATACCTCcattatactttaaaaataaaataaaaattctcatCTTACTTTCAAAtagattaatttcattcatctccACTCGAGTTTTAGTTAAATACACTTGATcctattgatttgaaattttatcaagtaccttatcctttttatttattattttcactcacATCATCTCTGACTAAAAATAAACGAgatatttaatcaaattttaaattaatcgGGGTTTGGTAGATTAAGCCAAAACCGACGAGGTGAATGAATTAACCCCTGTTGGTTAAAATAAAGGAAGCATCATGGTAAAGGCAAAAGGCAAAGATTTGTGGAGGCATGTGGTAGGTGCAACCTCCCCAAGTACCCCAAGACTTTATGCCTTTTCCCACAAGTGATGTGGGGATACCCACTTGAGGAAAATGGACAGGAGGTTGCTtccaaatatatcaaaaaaataaaataataataattattattatacaaattgaagctattcaatatgTTACaaatcttctattttttaattttacaaaaatatcaaaattaagaaaaatatccaTATTGATAAAAATGAAGCATAGACTATGCTTGATTTATGAGGggtagaaatgaaaaaaaaatgctatgatttttcttttccccttttaACAATGTTTGAATACAATGGACATGAAAAAAGTTTGAGGAAATGCACATCTAAATGTTTAAGAGTTTATTTTTAGAACTTTTCACTTTCTAAAATAGAAACAATTGTCAAAACTAAAAAACACGTTTGTTAAAATGTTATAACTTAGGCATATTAAGAAAGTTAGACCTTAGTAAAAAATTGTGATTAAAGCAATTTTCTATTTCCCTAAACCAAatcaaaaaacacatttgataaatttttaacaGAAACCAATTCGAAACAAAGTTATTTGATTtgtatttagttattttttggtACAATATTCTTTGTAacgattaaaaattaaaaaacactaaaaaatagtttatttaaaaatttgaaatgtttttaacctatttttaaaaataatttttatacctgaagttttatttttaatcattatacatatttgtataattattttttaaaacaactttaaaaatgTTCTCCTAAAaacccttattttttatttttgagaaaaaaaacaattttttagttgccgaatatgattttttatgttttttagacCCTAACTTTTCAtatttcaattctcaaataaattttaaaaacaattaaaaactattGTAAAAAATGTTTCCAATGATAcccttatttttcatatttaagtcccaaatagatttttatttatgaaaataattaaaaactatccttcaaattttttaaaatggttaaataggtcataattttctttcctttttatttatttattttatacctaAGGAACCTACTATTACCAAACTCTTAGAACTCTCCGTAGGGATCCAAACAAAACAACTGATCACCCGCAACAACTAACACCAAATAAATCCAAAGTATCATTGATGACAAGATTCGAACAAAGACCATATACTACTTATTAGGATCACACTTCTCAATATTTGTCTTGACCAACTAGACTACCTTCACggatataattttcttttctaaaggaattttacaatttttttctcaccttttccttttattttctctccCCATTTTAGTTCCCTTAAAACGTTCCTAAACCATAGCCTTAGCCTTAAGAACAACAATGGtcatgaaattttctttcataaaaatgaGAACCGAACAACAAATCACAATGTtccctcacttttttttttcccttaaaaatttCCAAGAACCAAGAACACTGGTCAGGAAAATGAGAAGCATTTCCTACAATCATTTCCTAAAATTTGAAATCAGAAAACAGCTACTCATACCCAGAACATGTTTGACAAAAAATCCTTCAAATTCCACGCTTCCCAGAAGTATACCGCAGAATCAccaagagaagaaaaggaaacaaaggAAACTACTACACTGTCTCCACATACAAAGCTCCCCTGTGAAACAATGCACATATTTGAAACCCCAATTCAAATGGAAATTGTGCAAAGCATACAGATGCAGTTTAATCTCAAGTGGTGACTTCACAACTGTTAAGGTTTTATTTTGCAAACTAGACTAATCACAAGttacatttattaaaaatgagtcaTTCCATCCAAAACCCGAAGCAAACGTTAAAAATGCTTAGGCATTACATACCTGGTAGAACCCAAGTCTATTGAACTGAATAAACAGAAGAAAGCTTTTTGGAAGAAAACAACTGCCTTCAAATTGGGACACTTGATCAACCAACCTTTTGCCTTAATCCTCTTCAGGTGTGTCTGAACGGATGGCTGAAAGAgacaaaccaaaggaacatGTCATGAGAATACTGGCACAACGTGGtcaatgaaaagaaataaaattcacttactaaaaataataaactgTGTTAATATGGAAATTGGACATGGAAATGTATACCTGTACTAACAggacggaaaaaaaaaaaaaagattaaagaatatgattattttgAATCCAAGCTTTTTCCCATAAAGTGCTTCATTTTATGCATTGGCTTTAACTTTTTCTAACAAAGAAGCTGtgtacagaaaaaaaaaaaaaaaggagggggaGGGACCTATACTTCTCATTATTCTGCCACTGGTTCAATCAAAGGATCTCATGTGGAAGACCAATTGTCACATCCCAAATTCTGGGCAACCCAAAATTCAACTCATGAGCTCAAGTCAGAgatttgaccctaagggttacACCTATCCAAACTAACAGTCAATCTTGATAacctgaattttttattttcaaatcaaCCATCACCTATTCACAAGTATAATAAATTCACCAATCATCTTACTACCAAAGGTGATAACCcaaagatttacaaaataaaatttttctttagttaaatCACcacaaacccaaaaaaaaaaaaaaaaaaaaaacttcataaataATTCGTAAATCACAAAAGAAATTAACCCAAACAGTAACCATATTCCATATAGCATAAAGAATAACCCAAATATCACGTATCCATCTTCCAACAACCAAATCTATGctctttttttaagaaaagaaattaaataaaagttttaaggTTAAACCACCTTACCACAAATCCGAAAATCCAACCGTTGAAACTAAAATCGGACCTCATAGGAATGTTCCTCACATTGAATAGAATATTCTCCTAAAATTTTACACAAAATAGAGGTCATTTGATAGGTCTACTTACGTCCCAAAGCCGACGCCCCATTTCTTCCACTCTCAATCAACCTCCCTGCATCTcccccttttctttctttctttcttttcctttttttttttttttcctttttaactcCTCCCATGCCCAACCACTCgacaatatattattattattattattattacaactTCAAAATACCACGCATATtccttttaataaattaaactactattttttatttcatattccaCAATTATAAATTACACTCAATTTATGATTTTCTGCCTTATAAGAAATACCACTGtattcttaattaaatttactACAAGTTTGCtcttcaaaaaatataatttgactTTAATTATCTGAAACACTTTTACTCTAATTCACTTAGGACATGATTccattaattattaaaataaataaatttcataaaatgtttgaAACATAGAATAATTCTTCGACATCCAGAAGCTAAAATTCATAATAACCTTTAActcattaattttatcaatatttatttaccaacaaaaatttaagCAATATTTTGAAACTTATTAGTCGTTCAATTTATAAAAtggaatatgaaataaaaaaaatagtagtttaatttattaaaagggATATGTGTAGTAGTTTGAAGTggtaatataataataataatatataatcaaGTGGTCGGCCATGGGAggagttaaaaaagaaaataaagaaagaaagaaaatggaggaaatgcAAGAAGATCAACTGAGTGGAAGAAAAAGGGTGCCGACTTTGAGACATCAGTAGACCTATCAAACGACCTCCATTTTGTGTAAAATTTTAGGagaatattctatttaaaaaacattcttATAGAGTCCAATTTTAGTTTCAACGGTTAGGATTTCGAATTTGCGGTAACGTGatttaaccctaaaacttttatttaatttcttttcttgaaaaaaagaatCATAGATTTGGTTGTTAGGAGATGAATATGTGTTATTTGGGTTAATTCTTTATGCTATTTGGAATATGGTTGTTGTTAAGGttaatttcttttatgatttacgaattatttattaagtttttttttgtttttttagacttattttaacttttgcTAACTCTAGAAGTCTCTCTTTACCCTAAGTGAACATCCATGATATTAGAGTCTTTCCTCAATTCTTTGCATCAATACAAAAATCTAGGTGCCACATAATTATGGTCTTAAGGTAAGTCTCTATTTTGTTATCTTCTAAACTTATTAATATTCatgcaaccttttttttttaccccaATTGAACTTTTCAATCTTATCTCATAGAATAATTAAGAGTTTTCTCCTTCTCAAAGccttttattattgttattcaaCATACATTGAAATCAATTTGATTAAATTCACTATTAACGTTATCCCTTAGGCTATTGTCTTAATTCGTCTAAAAGAAGTTTAtagtttctttttctcattgttGTCGTTTTTCCCCTTAGCAAGATACATGTTTCCTCCTCAATCTATTAACAAGATCATTCTCTAGCTATGATTTTTCAGTAATACTTATAGAGtttattcattttccttttgtttttcatgCATTCAATACTCATAATTTACTAGTATTGTATATCTTGTAACTCAAATgcactaatatttttaaatatttcatttatgcAATCTCAAATATCCCAATAATTATAACATCacttgatttttatttcctaTTAGGACCCCTCAATTCAAATGTCTTATATCTCTTCAATATTCTTAGTCAATTAAAGCCCCTAAGTCACCTTCACgcttcttttttataaaatcttttcCTTGTCATTCAACAACACACCATATCTCCTATTAAGATGCATATAATATAAACAATCACACTAAATGTCACAATAACAAGGCAAGGGAGATGTGATAAAcgagataaaacaaaaataaggttCCGTAGTCCCTATATGGTAAACTGGTTGGCCCACCAATTGACCACTTAGGGTCTAAAAGAAACTCAATCTTCAACCCTATCTCGAATTTAATCACATATCTCTTCAACCAAGACAACTCTTCACATCATATACAAACGTGCTTCATGATTAATACATAATACATATCGCTTTTGAACTCAACAACCcttaatcaaatatatattactAAAATTGTAACCAAAACTTGAATCTGGAGCATACAAGAACATCTATATAAGCAATTACAATACCACTCATATTTGGAAAACTCCAAAATCATAGAAATGTTATGAGATGCAATTCtacttcccttttttctttttcaaggcATTGCATACATCCATTTGCATAACAATATGCTAGCACAACCATAAATCTAACGATATCAACATATTCCATTATAAATATacaaagaaattttatttaggCAATCTTTAACTCTTaattacttgttttaaaaaaaataaccataTACTTATAATgtactttttaaaatacatacatgttttctaccttttttttttttttctcacattgtATCACCTCATCCGAGTCTCTGGGACATTCCAATCCCATGTTCAAATGCTTCACTTACTTCAATCATTCTACTTAAGATTAATGAAATGTTCAAAACAATCCATCACAATAGAATCAAAATTACAATAAGACATAACAACATGATTTCAATTTAATCTCAACAAGAAATAGCAACATCAATCCATACTCTATTCAATCATTATCAACAATATTAATTACAAGCAATTTACGCACCCACATGTAATTTGCATGCTCAGGCTATTTTCAATACTCATTATACACTATTTCTTAAACACATAAATTGAAATCCACTAACAACTAATACAACATATCAAGCACCAGAGGAGGAAAACATAAGAAAGTAAGCACACATAACACACAAGCTCAAGTATTATCGCAACCTtcaactttgataccatgttgtcACGCCCCAAATTCTAGGCTACCCAGAATTCGACTCGTGATCCAAAGTCAAatgtttgaccctaagggttatACCTATCCAAACTAGCAATCAATCCTaataaactgattttttttttttttcaaaccaatCATCACCTATTCACAAGTATAATAAATCCACCAATCACCTTACCACCCAAGGTGATAACccatatatttacaaaataagtcatttttctttagttaaatCACcacaagccaaaaaaaaaaaaaaaaaaacttcataaataATTCGTAAATCGCAAAAGAAATTAACCCTAACAGTAACCATATTACAAATAACATAAAGAACAACCTAAATAGCACGTATTCATCTTCCAACAACCAAatctgtgattttttttttcaagaaaagaaattaaataaaagtcttagggtcaaacctttgacttgGGATCACGAGTCAAATTCTGGGTTCCCACCAACAGTCTAAGAATTAGACCAAAAAAGGCATTTATCAAATAGCATTCAGTCAGGTTAACAGCCATTGCAATTCCCTGAGCTGAATCATGAGTAGGTTAAGATGATATTATGTTATGATGGTAGTGCtatttccattttgaaaatcttattttgataggtaaacGGAATTCATTGAAAGTATTAGAGGGGCACCAGCCACATGACCCAAGAACATGCATGGCGTACAGATTAAACCCAAGAAGAAAGCAAAGACAACATTAGGAGAGAAGGCACTCAATGAGATCATCATCCATGTATAAATTTGTAAACAACTAAACACCCCGACGAAGAGTGACTTAAAGAACACTTAAGTCATCTTCAAAGTCCATTAGTTTCCCTCATTTAACAGTATGATTACCCCTCTCTTTCCAGAAATACCACATGAAACAAAATGAGCGATGCTCCACAACTTCCTTTTCTTCTCACCAAAATGACTTTTACAACTTTTTTATATAGGCAAAGATCAACTATATTAAAAGCACCTAACAAAGGAGCACACAAAATGCATACATAGCGCCAATAGGCCAAAGACGGCTGAGGGCTACACAAAAAATATACTCACTCATTAAGagtttaatcaatcaattaaatcaatcaTAGACAATGATCAATCTACTATATACACTCCAATCCACTCATAAAGTTGTACATAAATGATTGTTTGATCCGTCTTTTTAAAGTTTCCAAACACTCTcccatttctctctttccatatGGTCCAAATAAGCACAAAAGGAGCTGCTCACCAagtttttcttcctcttcttcccaaCAAAGGATACCTTCCCGCTTAGAAGTACATTTCTGAATAAGTAGAACATCACCCACTGGACTCCAAAGAGAGCATAAATTAACTATCATAACATGACTACTTTGGAACAATGAAAGGAGGATGTGATCAGccatttcttcttcccttttacACAAATAACATCCATTCAGCATCCTCCAACCCCTCCTTTTGAACTGACTTTTCCTACTTGAATGAAACTCTTTCACTTCCTAACCACTGCACGCCAAAATGGCCCACAACTCCCTCATAGTACAACACTGTAAAGGTTCATCTTTCCTCCAATTTCTCACAAGCAGCACCAACATGGGAAAACTGGCTCCTCCTTATAATCAAACTTCCCTGTGGCTAATATCATTTCCCCACCCCAAACTACATCCCAAGCTTGTAGATTCAATTGTATTCACCAATTTAACAAGAAGGTTGCATCCCAAGCTTGCAGATTCAACAATGTTCATCAGTTTAATTAATAAAACCTTGTGGGTATAAAACactcttattttattaacaacatttatactagggaatattttttatattgtcaCACAATAAAGAAAGATCAAAGATAACAGGAAAATTCAGAGAAGTGGACAATTATCTCATGACAAACACTGAAATAATTTCCATATTACACAACTAATATGCATCACCAGTtgaaaataatcaaaagcaaACATTCACCGATATGGTTACTGACACACTCAGCAGCTAGCTAGAAAGCAGGGAAATTAGATagcaaacaacaaaaaataaattaatgagggAATTTTATACAGCAGAATGAATGAAATTCATTTATACAACCACAAATTGTTGGCAGTCTAACATTGAACAAGCAAGGATTTTCACCTGTAGAAGCTTATTCGGCACAGTTATAACTTCTAATGAAGTATTaatcagtaaaaaaaaaaaaaatctgtatGGTGAAGAGGTTTCTATTTAACATGCAAAAAAGTTAAATTGTAAAACCTATCCATTAAGCTCTTCAGCAGAAGTATATCACCCTTTTAGGTCTCAAAACTTTGTAAGATTCTACCTTGAAGTACATTATCCAGCTGACCTATGAGACTCACTAACAGTCAAATaggttttttcaaataaattccctcttgcttaaaaaaaaattaaaaattaaaaattttatttatttttggaaaaaaaaaaaaacagcagcAGGTCAAACAGCCTTTCACAATCAGAAAGAGCATGGAGTGGGGCTTTTGTCTACATTCTATTAATAAGTCGCATGGAAAACCAAGGGGATTATACGTTCCTTATAATTCCTCTACCACTCTAAACACGCATCAACACCATAGGCAGGAGATGGAAACGCATTTGTGAAGACAGAGGTTAATGCAACCAACATCATCACTGACACGGGAAATGGAAAATACTATTAGCAAACCTTTTACCAATTCTTCACAATGACGACAGTTCGCATCATGCATGCTGACATGTTCACCCATTGCTCTGACATGTTAGCCACAAGGCGTTGTCATGGCAACATCCAAGTCATCTAGTACATGGGCTCAGAGTAAGATTATAGCATTTTCCTTTTGCAGTGTATATCTCAACCAAGAAGTACCAAGTCAAAATAATCCTAACCCTCCAATTGCTTGTTGAGaatcaaaggaacaaacaaaagaataaaaatttgaatcctTCTTTTTACATTTCTGTTTCagtttccaaaagaaaaaagaaaagaaaataaaatagtccTATAATGCCTAGTATAGTCCAAGTTTCGTTCAGGCCAacgaaaaataattcaaaatttcaccctTATTTACTCAAAATGCCTCAGCAGCCAAACAAATCCTAATTTCAACCAAGATTCTCGTTAATCAAACAATCAGTTACCAAGAAATATGGCATACACTACAatctgaaaaaagaaaaaaaaaatccaaaactgATTGAAACAAAAAGAGTGAGCTCGTGATTATTTTCTAcgcaatttttttaatctcattctCCCTCAgtttttctcggcaaccaaacagatccagaaaagtATTCTAAAAAGATCCAGAGTCACCAAACCACTAAATTCAATGAAACAGACAAAATTAAGCTATGACGAATTTATGCTTTAATTCCTCCTCTTTTTCCTCACaatttttcttggcaaccaagcGGATCgacaaaaacaaattaaagaaaagatcAACAATCGAGAGAGATAGAGGATTACTGGGCTTCTGGGGAACGCCATTATCCCATTTGGAAATGGAGAAATGGACCTTCTCGCGAGTGAGGGCTTCGGATTTGAACGGCTCCTTGAGGCAGTTCCTCACCATATTCGCGCAGATGTTCGAGTAGGATATGTACGTCATCCCCGCTGCTCTCCAGAACGGCACCGCCGCACCTGATCCCACTGCCGACgccattgattttctttctttccttctctctctgATCTTCGCCTTCTTCACCGAGGAAATTCAAAGTCagtgaaaccctaaccctaatatAAGATAGAACCCGGATATTCGCTTGAACTGGGTCCGAATATATCGAAATGGGCTGAGCCCAATTATGGTCCGGATActgtattttccttaatttagaTTATATCTAGAAAATTAgcttacaaaatattaataccattataatataaattaaaatatcataaattttgtAACAAAACCCATCTG from Vitis vinifera cultivar Pinot Noir 40024 chromosome 9, ASM3070453v1 includes these protein-coding regions:
- the LOC100248446 gene encoding ATP synthase subunit epsilon, mitochondrial, which gives rise to MASAVGSGAAVPFWRAAGMTYISYSNICANMVRNCLKEPFKSEALTREKVHFSISKWDNGVPQKPTIRSDTPEED